TCTCTTAAAACAGTTACGGAATCTGCTAGTTTAAATATTTCTCCAAGCCTGTGTGAAACATAAATAATAGAAACACCTGTCTTTCTCAGGTTATTTATAAATGCAAATAAATTATTTACTTCGTTATAAGATAATGAAGCAGTAGGCTCGTCAAACACCATTATTTTTGAATTTTTAGAAATCAATACTCTCGCAATTGTAACCATTGTCCTTTGTGCAGAAGTTAAAAGCATTACTGGTTTATGGATATCTATTGAGAATTCCTTTAATTGTTCAAAAATTACTTTTGCCTTCCTCTCCATTTGTCTTTTACTGGTAAAGCCTGGTAAAACAGATTTCGGTTCATTGCCAAGAAATATATTTTCTGCAGCATTCAAAAAAGGAACAAGATTTTCCTCCTGATAAACAAAATGTATACCGAGTAAACCCATTTCGCATGAAGAGGAAATATTTGTCCGTTTTCCATCAATAATTATTTCCCCTTCATCCTTTTGGTAAATACCACTCAATATTTTTATTAATGTAGATTTTCCAGCACCATTTTTGCCAACCAGAGCATGAATTTCTCCTTTTTTAACGTGCAGGGTTACATTATCTAAAGCCTGAACACCTGTAAAAGATTTATAAATGTTATTAAGCTCAATTATATTTTCCATTTTCATGACACTTGTAATTATATTATTTTTTTCTAGCTACTGGTAAATAATCAGTAGCTAGAAAAACAGAAAAAATGAATATTAAAAAAAACAAATATTTTAATAATCCCAACCTAGGCCTGCATCTTTAAATTCCTGAGTACAGGAAATAGTAACACCACCAGTTTCAGGGAAATTATCTGCCTTTCCAGGGAAGTTGTTGTAAATATCAACCAAAGGCATTACATGCTGGTATGCAAGTTCTTCGCCTGCAAAATATTTAATCGCACACTTAGCTGCAACAACCCCGATTGCATAACCATCCTGCTGAACAGCAGACAGAACAGGTAGACCTTGCCTCATCAAATTTAGAACTGGCTCAAACGCATCAATACCTATAATAGCTACTTTATCATTAAGTCCAAGAGCATCTACTGCAAGAGCTGGACCTACAACTGGTTCACCATAATATCCGGTGAGCACATCTACATCCGGATTACTCTGAAGATAAGCTTCAGTTTTTATTCTTGAATCCTCAGCGCCATTTGTCTGATCATAAGGAACAGATGCCAGCTTAATTCCAGGATAAAGATCCAGTTTCATTTTTCCTGCATCTCTTCTTATATCAATACTTGATACACCCGGAGTATATAATTCAACAACATTACCTTTTACTTCTCCGTCATATTTGGCAGCAAGATAAGAAATAATATTATTGGCATTTTTAATTCCATTTACCAACTGGTCAGCCCATAAGTGTGTCAGGACATTAGTTCCGGTTATGTTTGCTTCCACATCTATCATAGGTATTCCCGCATCCGCTGCTGCATCAATAGCTTTTCTGAAAACCTGGTTATCTCCAAGTGTCAAGATAATAAGATCAGGTTTCGCAGCAACAAGACTTAGGAGATCTTCAGACTGTTTCTGCTGATCACCACCAGCATCTGTTACAGTTACTTCAGCTCCTGCAGCTTCAAGTGTTTCTTTTGCGCCTTTTGCTGATAAAACATTCCATTCATTAGCTTGCCACAGAGTACAAATAGCTATTTTCTTTCCTGCAAGCTCACTGCCTGTTAGCTGTCCGCTTCCCCCGGCAGATGACTTTGCTTCCTGAGCTGCTTCTGTTCCTTCAGTTTCTTCTACATCTTCCTTTACAGCTACTGTTGCTTCTGCTGATGATGAAGAACTGGTACAACCAAATAATACTATACTGCCTATAACAGCAATAACAAGTATAGCTGTTACCATTAACTTAATCTTCATTTTTTCCTTCCTTAATCATTTGCTTTGTTTATAAACTACAGGATTTTTTCTCCTGCTTTAAAAATAGTGTATGTTATTATTCCCCCCTTCTTATAATTTCAATATCTGGTAAATCATTTATCAATTGTCATTTATTTCTTTAGTCGCAATTAAATCTATTCCTTTTTCAATAAAATCTTTTTTTAAAATCTGGTGGAATTGCACAGGCAATTTTATGATTAATTGTTCTATTATTTTTTTCCCTTTTGCCCAATCGTCTTTTTTAATCGGTTTAGAGCTTCTTACTGGCACAACTTTATAATCTCCGCTCACAATTTTTACTGTGCTGGTAAAAATTCTTCTGGGTTCAAATGCTTCAAATTTTGCGTATTCCCTTCCCTTCAAACATTTTGCACCGTCTATTTCTATTTCGGATTCATTTCCGATGACAGAAATATGACAAGATTTCGGACAGATTATACATGTTATTTCTTTTTTCATTTCAGGAAACGACCTCTATTTCTATTATCTCATCGCTGTTTTGTTTAAAAATATTTTTATTTAAACTTAAAACAACCATTTCAGATGGTATTGCATATGGCAGTTTTTTTTCAAAAACGATATCCTTGCTGTTTTTAAAAATAAATCTTGGATTATCTAAATATTCGGTAACCCTGATATATATATTACTATCAACAGCTTCAATGCTTGTATCAGCAGTCTGGGGAACAATGCTTTTAATTCCTTTTCCAGGACTTAAAATTACTTTTTTCCTACCTTTCGCAATTTTCCCTTGTGAGAATAAAGCAGCATTTTTGCCTGCCTGATAACCATCAATAGAAGCATAATCAGCCAAATCATAAACCTGGACTAGATTTCCACAAGCAAAAAATCCTTCCAGGGAAACCTGCATTAAATTATCTACAAAAGGACCGCCAGTCCTAGGATCTATTTTTATTCCCGCAGGATTTAATAATTCTATTTCCGGAATCAGCCCTA
This genomic stretch from Actinomycetota bacterium harbors:
- a CDS encoding DUF1667 domain-containing protein, which produces MKKEITCIICPKSCHISVIGNESEIEIDGAKCLKGREYAKFEAFEPRRIFTSTVKIVSGDYKVVPVRSSKPIKKDDWAKGKKIIEQLIIKLPVQFHQILKKDFIEKGIDLIATKEINDN
- a CDS encoding sugar ABC transporter substrate-binding protein; its protein translation is MKIKLMVTAILVIAVIGSIVLFGCTSSSSSAEATVAVKEDVEETEGTEAAQEAKSSAGGSGQLTGSELAGKKIAICTLWQANEWNVLSAKGAKETLEAAGAEVTVTDAGGDQQKQSEDLLSLVAAKPDLIILTLGDNQVFRKAIDAAADAGIPMIDVEANITGTNVLTHLWADQLVNGIKNANNIISYLAAKYDGEVKGNVVELYTPGVSSIDIRRDAGKMKLDLYPGIKLASVPYDQTNGAEDSRIKTEAYLQSNPDVDVLTGYYGEPVVGPALAVDALGLNDKVAIIGIDAFEPVLNLMRQGLPVLSAVQQDGYAIGVVAAKCAIKYFAGEELAYQHVMPLVDIYNNFPGKADNFPETGGVTISCTQEFKDAGLGWDY